Proteins found in one Homalodisca vitripennis isolate AUS2020 chromosome 4, UT_GWSS_2.1, whole genome shotgun sequence genomic segment:
- the LOC124360360 gene encoding uncharacterized protein LOC124360360 isoform X4, with protein MAVWWCLPSPCYLVTVAGAALVPRTPPTIEELLWTIRDAWPPPPPRSLSLDSEKRDRPKAPTLEMGTGNKLNGQSAPKMGLPYRRYSVPETVMRKYSLSRAQTSASDVVTVPTPSVPSIGTSQDSGGTNTKRMSHKACQTTPPDSFDCTKTSVDNIQLPHGQEVAIPTVNIIPSVDFSTKLENEEVFSKHSSNSNEFSQSEEISDSHGCVSQVYRSEISLPGAVAETSMFLTVPELLLDPHDCPKVNSDEEDFNSATVQFHDTKNICGVESDEKRYLDISEILNDENFKKMLSQQTKEQRKSFLQSKSKSVPESSEPPQRINRSGSAGGETHTDVMVSAEDRNSDDISVEGTPTPALTCHTFDSQRNTSECYITDCDMCTAEGRKCCSLDDSGSQSCSFTSPEMITTNELKSSSDYTTSSMTLDQTVSDRTISTQDSTVSLTSITPESGESKGNINISPILVINSETIIVDTISPRNKTKDREIFHPSESSPSDSSKSDSQPAELHFSDSFPAIISCESAIVSKIQDNNLLKCEKLDGIERNNELLTITETKSVLEEPIYPELNNNEIDVIKESNEEEEPQPTENLEHSSTKDNKETETKGEVVGNYSTNYLYLTEEDSGTNSDQIEAQREVKGNYATNYLYLTEEESGTNPEEIEAHRAIKGNYTTNYLYLTEDESGVNPDSLEISRKESNVTKQSEDDFEMDSLAINESTEEDSNLLENLGFCEDLSKIQYPPNINAVIDAPKNEPSDTNVQEKFYGNTTYELLLKDNVDNKANFMGNVMPAVEDKGTPLKCNNLFDKPFQGSKTKLCSDTPDILDETKPEDNDILDEKDNIRLFSDSETTMGSVAGGTYWELPGKELVIPRFSALPRTLSMIVNTSSLDCSSDSDLSLADSLEDNKSDDKSKGLKLYNKYDNRLVRGDIIALLPEETGCSKKSSKEPQAYFLSLTGEEGKIEVKQIPEELKQKLLKRSKEAKRRSEHSLNSAKKCKGKHCSKKSRKYHNHRCTSTIEFSPNNSYQNTEHSESTDKISKCTQWEDFGSSKDSSDTLVPSDFSERDKDTVYDGEEYKTKETATSPYMCDLLQSHQQNTLTDWLETINNRSTDLEDSKVSNVHRNLNKNSKLCDNQNTTSGMSEASKHVSKGIQCKNMPHIDSALDEEISQILTETLKGDMENQEKEEQCKFKCIEHQVPWSKHIETQVSETDFYGKNICDNYYESMQGTNMDIDNDYPIKSKSVQTVDGTVKQIDLEKEHKNNCSLTYTMQHNESNKIKLNLSGSLNDKCDVFDLNNKCLNDIVENTERCKTPILGERASSKNENMEKQQEKIFVNKPTAKFNLKTTPTRRPGNLSSRFRQKFEVIPEEKSGSMDSSNDERKSPLPTRNRRASMPSEMIMADIGGHNENKSSDSSTSSSIDKQESEECDHIRNVQTSQNEGNDYHRRHTIHGNLTSRHTKMDSSNTSFEKNEQSRRHTIHGSLALNSKNESMIKQLNLLGGTLLKGRVFGKQSGVMFGRFRPINEETQVQKDERSLVEEHLERLRRESSKGREALAVAKTEEQEELVTLSKGWINFYLLRDSQDLGSDGSIDEGSQDLANEDKSRRAPPSMKTVTVVSKPEEELRHQYTVQINASPETGKLPDLSSQHHKNFKTPSVSPELILPDITPTSSPPTSPLLPEIPISIKSELPQIHSKRQDKTKRSTNDKFKSNNKKPAEKPDKKEKIQTGETDLRYLKLSSMKQELQTEKTYYARSGEVACSELSPSSKSSSSSVTADSPTLPSIKWPSRQLQRRSHTRHSRSQSSHPNTQACWTVTLAGSSGHPSQPPPDVEMRLSFSNTTRGQATSQSDSGLGEDGPSDRGKKQQALPPPLAQSNQWKVMLKTQQETDRSSDPPKGDKRTCLPDFSYTPSTARSKKSTKRGGQENKNRPLSGDKYVMFLIFLLN; from the exons TGAGAAAAGAGACAGACCGAAAGCACCAACACTAGAGATGGGAACAGGAAACAAACTCAATGGGCAGTCAGCTCCTAAGATGGGTCTTCCTTATAGACGCTACTCAGTACCTGAAACCGTGATGAGAAAGTACTCTCTGAGTCGAGCGCAGACTTCAGCGTCTGATGTCGTAACAGTGCCCACACCATCAGTGCCCAGCATCGGCACCAGCCAAGACAGTGGGGGTACAAACACAAAGCGAATGTCCCACAAGGCCTGCCAGACCACCCCACCTGATAGCTTTGACTGTACCAAGACTAGTGTTGATAACATTCAACTTCCACACGGTCAGGAAGTAGCCATCCCTACTGTCAATATTATCCCTTCAGTTGATTTCAGTACAAAATTAGAAAATGAAGAAGTATTTTCAAAACATAGTTCAAATTCCAATGAGTTTAGCCAAAGTGAGGAAATTTCAGATAGCCATGGTTGTGTAAGCCAAGTGTACAGAAGTGAAATCAGTCTACCTGGTGCAGTTGCAGAGACGTCAATGTTCCTTACTGTTCCAGAACTTTTATTAGATCCTCATGACTGTCCAAAAGTTAACAGCgatgaagaggattttaataGTGCCACTGTACAATTTCATGACACCAAAAATATTTGTGGGGTTGAGTCAGATGAGAAAAGGTATTTAGatataagtgaaattttaaatgatgaGAACTTCAAAAAAATGTTATCGCAACAAACAAAAGAGCAAAGGAAAAGTTTTCTTCAATCCAAATCTAAATCAGTCCCAGAATCCTCAGAACCTCCACAAAGAATAAATCGAAGTGGATCGGCGGGAGGAGAAACTCACACTGATGTAATGGTCAGTGCAGAAGATCGAAATAGTGACGACATATCTGTAGAAGGGACCCCAACGCCAGCCCTCACTTGTCACACATTTGACTCCCAAAGAAACACAAGTGAGTGTTACATAACTGACTGTGATATGTGCACAGCAGAGGGCAGAAAGTGTTGCAGTCTGGATGATTCCGGATCACAATCTTGTAGTTTCACCAGTCCCGAAATGATTACAACAAATGAACTAAAATCCTCGTCTGATTACACTACCAGCTCGATGACTCTTGATCAAACTGTAAGCGACCGAACAATATCCACTCAAGACTCTACAGTCAGTTTGACATCAATAACACCAGAAAGTGGAGAATCCAAAGGAAACATCAACATTTCACCTATTTTAGTAATAAACTCTGAGACAATAATAGTAGATACAATATCTCctagaaacaaaacaaaagataGAGAGATATTTCATCCTTCTGAATCAAGTCCAAGTGATAGTTCCAAATCTGATTCCCAACCAGCTGAATTACATTTCTCTGATTCATTTCCAGCCATAATAAGCTGTGAAAGTGCTATTGTATCCAAAATACAAGATAATAATTTACTGAAATGTGAAAAGTTAGACGGTATTGAAAGAAATAATGAACTATTGACCATAACTGAAACTAAAAGTGTACTTGAAGAGCCTATATATCCTGAGTTGAACAATAATGAAATTGATGTTATAAAAGAATCAAATGAAGAAGAGGAACCACAGCCAACTGAAAATTTAGAGCACTCAAGCACAAAAGATAATAAAGAAACTGAAACAAAAGGAGAGGTAGTAGGAAATTattctacaaattatttatatttaacagaaGAAGACTCTGGAACTAACTCAGATCAAATTGAAGCACAACGAGAGGTAAAAGGAAATTAtgcaacaaattatttatatctaacaGAGGAAGAATCAGGAACTAATCCTGAAGAAATTGAAGCTCATCGGGCAATAAAAGgaaattatacaacaaattatttatatctaacaGAGGATGAATCAGGTGTTAACCCCGACTCTTTAGAAATCAGCAGAAAGGAATCTAATGTAACAAAACAATCCGAAGATGACTTTGAAATGGATTCCCTTGCAATAAATGAGTCCACTGAAGAGGATTCAAATCTTCTTGAAAATTTAGGATTTTGTGAAGATTTATCAAAAATTCAGTATCCACCAAATATTAATGCTGTCATAGATGCACCAAAAAATGAGCCCAGTGATACAAATGTACAAGAAAAATTTTATGGCAATACTACCTATGAACTGCTTTTGAAAGACAATGTTGACAATAAAGCTAATTTCATGGGTAATGTGATGCCGGCAGTAGAAGATAAAGGAACTCcacttaaatgtaataatttgtttgacaAACCTTTCCAAggttcaaaaacaaaactttgttcAGACACACCTGATATTTTGGATGAAACAAAACCAGAAGACAATGATATTCTTGATGAAAAGGATAATATCAGATTATTTTCTGACTCAGAAACTACAATGGGATCTGTAGCCGGAGGAACATACTGGGAGCTGCCTGGAAAAGAACTTGTCATACCTAGATTTTCCGCTTTGCCTCGGACACTTTCCATGATTGTTAATACATCATCTTTGGATTGTTCCAGTGACAGTGATCTTAGTTTGGCAGATAGTCTGGAAGATAATAAAAGTGATGACAAATCAAAAGgactaaaattgtataataaatatgataatcgTTTGGTTAGAGGTGACATCATAGCATTACTCCCTGAGGAAACTGGATGTTCTAAAAAATCATCAAAAGAACCACAAGCTTATTTTTTATCCCTGACAGGAGAAGAAGGCAAAATAGAAGTAAAACAAATTCCAgaggaattaaaacaaaaacttttaaaacggAGTAAAGAGGCAAAAAGGCGATCTGAGCATTCACTAAATAGCGCAAAAAAATGTAAGGGTAAACACTGTTCTAAGAAAAGTAGGAAATATCATAATCATCGCTGTACATCTACTATAGAATTCTCACCGAATAATAGTTATCAAAATACAGAACATTCTGAATCAACAgataaaatatctaaatgtaCTCAGTGGGAGGATTTTGGTTCAAGCAAAGACTCATCCGACACTTTGGTCCCATCAGATTTTTCAGAAAGAGATAAGGATACAGTGTATGATGGAGAAgaatacaaaacaaaagaaacagCAACATCTCCTTACATGTGTGACCTATTACAAAGCCACCAACAGAACACTCTTACTGATTGGCTTGAAACTATAAATAATAGATCCACAGATTTAGAAGATAGTAAAGTTTCCAACGTGCATAGAAATctcaataaaaattctaaattatgtgATAATCAGAATACTACAAGTGGTATGTCTGAGGCCTCCAAACATGTAAGCAAAGggattcaatgtaaaaatatgccTCACATTGATTCTGCACTTGATGAAGAGATATCCCAAATACTGACTGAAACGTTGAAAGGTGACATGGAAAACCAAGAAAAAGAAGagcaatgtaaatttaaatgtattgagCATCAAGTTCCTTGGTCCAAACATATTGAAACtcaagtttctgaaacagatttTTATGGGAAAAATATCTGTGACAATTATTACGAGAGTATGCAAGGTACAAATATGGACATTGACAATGATTATCCAATAAAATCTAAATCGGTACAAACAGTTGATGGAACAGTAAAACAAATTGATCTAGAAAAAGAGCACAAAAATAACTGTTCACTAACATACACTATGCAACATAATGagtcaaacaaaattaaactgaacttaaGTGGCTCCTTGAATGACAAATGTGATGTATTCGatctaaacaataaatgtttaaatgacaTTGTCGAAAACACTGAACGATGCAAAACCCCCATTCTAGGTGAAAGGGCTTCAAGCAAAAATGAAAATATGGAAAAGCAGCAAGAAAAAATCTTTGTTAATAAGCCTACTGCAAAGTTCAACTTGAAAACTACACCAACACGACGACCAGGCAACTTGAGTAGTAGATTTAGACAAAAGTTTGAAGTAATACCAGAAGAAAAAAGTGGTTCAATGGATTCTTCCAATGATGAAAGAAAATCACCATTACCAACAAGAAATAGAAGAGCTTCTATGCCCTCAGAAATGATAATGGCAGATATAGGAGGGCACAATGAAAACAAAAGTAGTGACAGCAGTACAAGTAGTAGTATCGACAAACAAGAAAGTGAAGAGTGTGACCACATCCGCAATGTTCAGACATCTCAAAATGAAGGCAATGACTACCACAGGCGACACACTATACATGGAAATTTAACCTCAAGACATACAAAAATGGATTCATCAAACACCTCATTTGAGAAAAACGAGCAATCAAGACGACACACTATTCACGGGAGCTTAGCTCTTAATTCCAAAAATGAATCCATGATTAAACAGTTGAATTTACTAGGAGGGACATTACTAAAAGGAAGAGTTTTTGGAAAACAGTCTGGGGTAATGTTTGGAAGATTTCGGCCAATAAATGAAGAAACACAAGTGCAAAAAGATGAACGATCCCTTGTAGAAGAACACTTAGAACGTCTAAGGAGAGAGTCATCAAAAGGGAGAGAGGCATTAGCAGTAGCTAAAACTGAAGAACAAGAAGAATTAGTGACACTTTCAAAAGGATGgattaacttttatttgttaaGAGATAGCCAAGATTTGGGATCAGATGGCAGCATTGATGAAG GTTCCCAAGACTTGGCCAATGAGGATAAGTCTCGGCGAGCCCCTCCATCGATGAAGACTGTGACCGTAGTCAGTAAACCCGAGGAGGAGTTACGACACCAGTACACAGTACAGATTAATGCTTCTCCTGAGACTGGCAAACTACCAGACCTCAGCAGCCAGCATCATAAAAACTTCAAAACTCCATCCGTCAGTCCGGAGCTTATTCTACCGGATATCACACCTACTTCTTCACCCCCGACAAGCCCACTGTTACCTGAGATCCCAATATCCATAAAATCCGAACTTCCTCAGATACACTCTAAAAGGCAAGACAAGACAAAAAGAAGTACCAATGACAAattcaaatctaataataaaaaacctgCAGAGAAGCCTGACAAAAAAGAAAAGATTCAAACCGGTGAAACAGACCTTCGTTATTTGAAACTATCTTCGATGAAACAGGAACTCCAGACTGAAAAGACATATTATGCAA GGTCAGGGGAAGTAGCCTGCTCTGAACTATCTCCATCAAGTAAGTCGTCATCATCGTCAGTAACAGCTGACAGCCCAACATTACCCAGTATTAAGTGGCCATCACGTCAGCTGCAGAGACGCTCACACACTCGCCATTCACGCTCCCAGTCCTCTCATCCTAACACTCAAG CATGTTGGACTGTAACATTGGCGGGCAGCAGTGGACACCCAAGCCAGCCCCCACCTGACGTGGAGATGAGGCTGAGTTTCTCTAACACAACCAGGGGCCAG GCTACAAGCCAATCTGACTCTGGACTCGGGGAGGATGGGCCCAGTGACCGGGGCAAGAAACAGCAAGCTCTACCACCCCCACTGGCTCAGAGCAATCAGTGGAAAGTTATGCTGAAGACACAACAAG AAACAGACAGATCGAGCGACCCACCAAAAGGAGACAAAAGAACATGTCTGCCAGATTTCAGCTACACTCCAAGCACAGCTCGATCCAAAAAAAGTACAAag AGAGGAGGTCAAGAGAACAAGAACCGACCACTTTCTGGTGACAAATATGTCATGTTTCTTATATTCTTgttgaactaa